The Trichomycterus rosablanca isolate fTriRos1 chromosome 15, fTriRos1.hap1, whole genome shotgun sequence genome contains a region encoding:
- the LOC134329396 gene encoding serine protease 23-like: MASLLLPVLFFLLMSVCPALTHKPQWPLQRVPVVLPQQTETRPTPDFLGPAQLEVTSSCSPECHKQAPTPNYWDLRSFLSYETLYSNGQLTETLVGIYGFNPATLQKSPAVQGRSRAKRQIFGHDGRFSIIGRDFLLSYPFSAAVKLSTGCSGTLVGDRHVLTAAHCIHDGKNYVKGAQRLRVGFLKPHQKDPVNNSTSNKMKFQWIRVKRTHVPKGWIKGNANDIGMDYDYALLELKKAHKRKHMKIGVSPPAKQLPGQRVQFSGFDNDRQGQLVYRFCKSGDETYDLLYQHCDAQPGASGSGVYARMWDRRHRRWERKVIGVFSGHQWVDLNNAPQEFNVAVRITPLKYAQICYWIKENYMDCREG; the protein is encoded by the coding sequence ATGGCGTCCCTGCTTCTTCCTGTTCTGTTCTTCCTGCTCATGAGTGTTTGTCCAGCCCTCACCCACAAGCCTCAGTGGCCTTTGCAGCGTGTCCCTGTGGTCCTTCCCCAACAAACTGAGACAAGGCCGACCCCTGATTTTCTCGGGCCAGCTCAACTAGAGGTGACCTCTTCCTGCAGTCCTGAGTGTCACAAGCAGGCCCCAACGCCCAACTACTGGGATCTACGCAGCTTCCTGTCTTACGAGACCCTCTACTCAAATGGCCAGCTGACCGAGACACTGGTAGGAATCTATGGCTTTAATCCAGCCACACTGCAGAAGAGCCCCGCAGTGCAAGGCCGCTCCAGAGCCAAACGGCAGATCTTTGGCCACGACGGACGTTTTAGCATCATAGGCCGGGACTTCTTGTTGAGCTACCCGTTCTCAGCGGCTGTCAAGCTGTCAACCGGTTGCTCAGGCACACTAGTGGGTGACCGGCATGTTCTCACAGCGGCACACTGCATCCATGATGGGAAGAACTATGTCAAAGGTGCGCAGAGGCTAAGAGTGGGCTTCCTAAAGCCGCATCAGAAAGATCCAGTTAACAACAGCACAAGCAACAAAATGAAGTTCCAGTGGATCAGAGTCAAGCGCACTCACGTGCCCAAGGGTTGGATAAAGGGCAACGCAAATGACATTGGCATGGACTATGATTATGCCCTCTTGGAGCTCAAAAAGGCTCATAAGCGGAAGCACATGAAGATAGGAGTGAGTCCTCCTGCCAAGCAGCTGCCTGGGCAGCGAGTTCAATTCTCTGGCTTTGACAATGATCGACAGGGCCAGCTGGTGTACCGCTTTTGCAAGTCTGGGGATGAAACCTATGACCTACTGTATCAGCACTGTGATGCACAGCCCGGCGCTAGTGGCTCCGGGGTCTATGCGCGGATGTGGGACCGCAGGCACCGACGCTGGGAGCGGAAAGTGATTGGAGTCTTTTCAGGACACCAGTGGGTGGACCTCAATAACGCCCCCCAGGAGTTTAACGTGGCAGTGCGCATCACCCCTTTAAAATATGCTCAGATCTGCTACTGGATCAAGGAGAACTATATGGACTGCAGAGAAGGCTAA